Proteins from one Salvelinus namaycush isolate Seneca chromosome 34, SaNama_1.0, whole genome shotgun sequence genomic window:
- the LOC120029135 gene encoding serine/threonine-protein kinase SIK3 homolog isoform X3: MAAVSSGDAAGSAAAGITHSTRPAHAGMGAQNRAQPSSGISHSNRPTPAAGCITNPGHPLASRPPPARVGYYEIERTIGKGNFAVVKLATHIITKAKVAIKIVDKTQLDDENLKKIFREVQIMKMLRHPHIIRLYQVMETERMIYLVTEYASGGEIFDHLVAHGRMAEKDARRKFKQIVAAVHFCHCRNIVHRDLKAENLLLDHNLNIKIADFGFSNLFSRGQLLKTWCGSPPYAAPELFEGKEYDGPKVDIWSLGVVLYVLVCGALPFDGSTLQNLRARVLSGKFRIPFFMSTDCEYLIRHMLVLEPSRRLSMEQICKNKWMKQGDPDPEFERLIVECEQVKSERETELINEQVLMAMSEMGLDRERTLQSLHTDAYDHYSAIYSLLSDRLKKHKTLRVAPPTPRPIGYPLNAVQTDQQGNPVSMNVPHVQLINPENQIVEPDGNMALDSDDAEEPSPEAMARYLSMRRHTVGVPDPRTEMQEDLQKLPPGFPRVAPQPPFPMPPTMGHMHTLMPTQNPHLQPTQQLEYKEQSLLQPPTLQLLNGMGPLGRRASDGGANIQLHAQLLKRPRGQSPLVANPHPIPAVAPVDEEGSDGEPDQEAVQRSIYKDCNTLHLPMERFSPVRRFSDGATTIQAFKTHLENSSLIRQLKQVYQECEQLQKMYANPQDERLLEHTQQQHFLYQQEQQILHQQIQALSLGHGDCQPSHLTHQLQRLHIQPSSPPPTHASNHLFRQPNQSPPPTAMMQGHGVPSAVQYQHAPALYQPTSGSPPPCGLCPVTLPPQQQQPCSSSRGGGVPMPQQQVTIQVQEVELGGGGALQRQQQAFLSTPCSHRVLGKQLSADNAETHSRSLGRFNTYDQAAFNPHLFGEGSRPSGVVGGYNPYLQGTSLKVPGMEGYQGGVVGGAGGGGYGSPSALQQALLSPTPLEYRPQQHVTPTLQGLLSPRHSLTGHADPRLPPQDLASLLKRQSPRPAPPTSPNVPQDYTEMLLLRQLGQGESLEPGSPYHHLLQIRPPDVQPPSLPHSESMEEDDLPPGYHEGLLAKAQGCGDGHDLLGPPQGGTPPYNSPTHRHGYIRSTTTTRDNEHVDCRTQGQQVMEQGVPDRNGVGYSTRGPQGDGYRPRGQLQRHHTIQTCDDAYDQAEPMSGMSLLAGKALSSARMSDILSQSSLTGSQQLHQREESVCDVEGELHAGACYPSSCTSNILHSYKPPDLQYSMEQAGV; this comes from the exons GTGGCCATCAAAATAGTGGACAAGACCCAGCTGGACGATGAGAACCTGAAGAAGATCTTCAGGGAGGTGCAGATCATGAAGATGCTGAGGCACCCTCACATCATTCGTCTCTACCAG GTAATGGAGACCGAGAGGATGATCTACCTGGTAACAGAGTATGCCAGTGGCGGGGAGATTTTTG ACCACCTGGTGGCCCACGGCAGGATGGCGGAGAAGGACGCGCGGCGGAAGTTCAAGCAGATCGTGGCGGCCGTCCACTTCTGCCACTGCCGCAACATCGTCCACCGAGACCTGAAGGCCGAAAACCTGCTCCTGGATCACAACCTCAACATCAAGATTGCAG ACTTTGGCTTCAGTAACCTGTTCTCCAGAGGCCAGCTACTAAAGACCTGGTGTGGGAGTCCTCCCTATGCTGCCCCAGAGCTCTTCGAAGGGAAGGAGTACGACGGACCCAAAGTGGACATCTGG aGTTTGGGCGTGGTGCTGTATGTTCTGGTGTGCGGTGCCTTGCCGTTTGACGGCAGCACCCTCCAGAACCTGAGGGCCCGGGTGCTGAGCGGGAAGTTCCGCATCCCCTTCTTCATGTCCACAG ACTGTGAGTACCTGATCCGACACATGCTGGTGCTGGAGCCCAGTAGACGCCTCTCCATGGAGCAGATCTGTAAGAACAAGTGGATGAAGCAGGGAGACCCCGACCCAGAGTTTGAGAGG ttgatCGTGGAATGTGAGCAGGTGAAGTCTGAGCGGGAGACAGAGCTCATCAACGAGCAGGTGCTGATGGCCATGTCTGAGATGGGACTGGACCGCGAGCGCACACTCCAA TCTCTGCACACTGATGCGTATGATCACTACAGCGCCATCTACAGCCTGCTCTCTGACCGCCTGAAGAAACACAAGACCCTGCGCGTGGCCCCGCCCACGCCCCGCCCCATTGGCTACCCTCTCAACGCTGTACAG ACGGATCAGCAGGGTAATCCCGTTAGCATGAATGTCCCTCACGTCCAGCTGATCAACCCAGAGAACCAGATCGTTGAG CCGGACGGAAACATGGCCCTGGACAGTGATGACGCAGAGGAGCCGTCTCCAGAGGCCATGGCTCGCTACCTGTCCATGAGGCGTCACACTGTGGGCGTCCCAGACCCCAG GACGGAGATGCAGGAGGATCTGCAGAAGCTGCCCCCTGGGTTCCCCCGTGTGGCCCCCCAGCCCCCCTTCCCTATGCCCCCCACCATGGGCCACATGCACACACTGATGCCCACCCAGAACCCACACCTGCAGCCCACACAGCAGCTGGAATACAAG gAGCAGTCCCTGCTGCAGCCCCCCACCCTGCAGCTGCTGAATGGCATGGGACCCCTGGGCCGCAGGGCCTCGGATGGTGGGGCCAACATCCAGCTGCACGCCCAGCTACTGAAGAGGCCACGGGGACAGTCCCCTCTGGTCGCCAACCCT CACCCCATCCCGGCTGTGGCTCCGGTGGATGAGGAGGGTTCTGACGGGGAGCCCGACCAGGAGGCGGTGCAGAG GTCCATCTATAAGGACTGTAACACCCTGCACTTGCCCATGGAGCGTTTCTCCCCTGTGAGGCGCTTCTCCGATGGGGCCACCACCATCCAGGCCTTTAAGACCCACCTGGAGAACAGCAGCCTCATCAGGCAGCTCAAACAG GTGTACCAGGAGTGTGAGCAGCTGCAGAAGATGTACGCTAACCCCCAGGACGAGAGGCTGCTTGAGCATACACAACAACAGCATTTCCTGTACCAGCAGGAGCAGCAGATTCTACACCAGCAGATACAG GCCCTGTCTTTGGGACACGGAGACTGCCAGCCCAGTCACCTTACCCACCAACTCCAGAG GTTGCATATCCAGCCCTCCAGCCCACCGCCTACACATGCCAGCAACCACCTTTTCAGACAGCCCAATCAGAGTCCCCCTCCAACAGCGATGATGCAGGGGCATG gTGTACCATCAGCGGTGCAGTACCAGCACGCCCCCGCCCTCTACCAGCCCACCAGCGGGAGTCCCCCCCCTTGCGGCCTTTGCCCCGTCACACTGcccccccagcagcagcagccctGCTCCTCTTCCCGTGGGGGGGGCGTCCCCATGCCCCAGCAGCAGGTGACTATCCAGGTGCAGGAGGTGGAGCTGGGAGGGGGCGGGGCCCTGCAGCGCCAGCAGCAGGCTTTCCTTTCCACGCCGTGCTCTCACCGGGTCCTGGGGAAGCAGCTGAGCGCAGACAATGCCGAGACCCACAG TCGCAGCCTCGGACGGTTCAACACATACGACCAGGCCGCCTTCAACCCCCATCTGTTCGGCGAGGGGTCTCGGCCATCGGGGGTGGTGGGGGGCTACAACCCCTACCTCCAGGGGACCTCCCTCAAGGTTCCAGGGATGGAGGGCTACCAGGGTGGGGTGGTTGGTGGCGCTGGAGGCGGGGGCTACGGGAGCCCCTCTGCCCTGCAGCaggctctcctctcccccacccccctgGAGTACCGGCCCCAGCAGCACGTCACCCCCACCCTACAGGGTCTCCTCTCCCCCCGCCACTCACTGACGGGCCACGCCGACCCCCGCCTGCCCCCCCAGGACCTGGCCTCCCTGCTGAAGAGGCAGAGCCCTCGTCCGGCACCCCCCACTTCCCCCAACGTGCCCCAGGACTACACGGAAATGCTGCTGCTGCGCCAGCTCGGCCAAGGGGAGTCTCTGGAGCCGGGAAGCCcctaccaccacctcctccagatCAGGCCCCCAGACGTCCAGCCCCCCAGCCTGCCCCACTCAGAGAGCATGGAGGAGGATGACCTGCCACCCGGCTACCATGAGGGCCTCCTGGCCAAGGCCCAAGGCTGTGGGGACGGCCATGACCTGCTGGGCCCCCCCCAGGGAGGGACGCCCCCCTACAactcccccacacacagacacggctACATCAGGAGCACCACCACAACCAGAG ACAATgagcatgttgactgcaggaccCAGGGGCAGCAGGTTATGGAGCAGGGCGTGCCTGACCGTAACGGAGTGGGCTACTCTACCAGGGGCCCCCAGGGGGACGGCTATCGGCCCCGGGGCCAGCTACAGCGCCACCACACCATCCAGACCTGCGACGACGCCTAT GACCAGGCCGAGCCCATGTCTGGGATGAGCCTATTGGCTGGCAAGGCTCTGAGCTCCGCCCGCATGTCTGACATCCTCAGCCAATCATCTCTGACAGGAAGCCAGCAGCTCCACCAGCGGGAAGAGTCAG TATGTGACGTGGAGGGAGAGCTCCACGCTGGAGCCTGCTACCCGTCGTCCTGCACCAGCAACATCCTTCATAGCTACAAACCCCCAGACCTGCAGTACAGCATGGAGCAGGCCGGGGTCTAA
- the LOC120029135 gene encoding serine/threonine-protein kinase SIK3 homolog isoform X4 has protein sequence MAAVSSGDAAGSAAAGITHSTRPAHAGMGAQNRAQPSSGISHSNRPTPAAGCITNPGHPLASRPPPARVGYYEIERTIGKGNFAVVKLATHIITKAKVAIKIVDKTQLDDENLKKIFREVQIMKMLRHPHIIRLYQVMETERMIYLVTEYASGGEIFDHLVAHGRMAEKDARRKFKQIVAAVHFCHCRNIVHRDLKAENLLLDHNLNIKIADFGFSNLFSRGQLLKTWCGSPPYAAPELFEGKEYDGPKVDIWSLGVVLYVLVCGALPFDGSTLQNLRARVLSGKFRIPFFMSTDCEYLIRHMLVLEPSRRLSMEQICKNKWMKQGDPDPEFERLIVECEQVKSERETELINEQVLMAMSEMGLDRERTLQSLHTDAYDHYSAIYSLLSDRLKKHKTLRVAPPTPRPIGYPLNAVQTDQQGNPVSMNVPHVQLINPENQIVEPDGNMALDSDDAEEPSPEAMARYLSMRRHTVGVPDPRTEMQEDLQKLPPGFPRVAPQPPFPMPPTMGHMHTLMPTQNPHLQPTQQLEYKEQSLLQPPTLQLLNGMGPLGRRASDGGANIQLHAQLLKRPRGQSPLVANPHPIPAVAPVDEEGSDGEPDQEAVQRSIYKDCNTLHLPMERFSPVRRFSDGATTIQAFKTHLENSSLIRQLKQECEQLQKMYANPQDERLLEHTQQQHFLYQQEQQILHQQIQALSLGHGDCQPSHLTHQLQRLHIQPSSPPPTHASNHLFRQPNQSPPPTAMMQGHGVPSAVQYQHAPALYQPTSGSPPPCGLCPVTLPPQQQQPCSSSRGGGVPMPQQQVTIQVQEVELGGGGALQRQQQAFLSTPCSHRVLGKQLSADNAETHSRSLGRFNTYDQAAFNPHLFGEGSRPSGVVGGYNPYLQGTSLKVPGMEGYQGGVVGGAGGGGYGSPSALQQALLSPTPLEYRPQQHVTPTLQGLLSPRHSLTGHADPRLPPQDLASLLKRQSPRPAPPTSPNVPQDYTEMLLLRQLGQGESLEPGSPYHHLLQIRPPDVQPPSLPHSESMEEDDLPPGYHEGLLAKAQGCGDGHDLLGPPQGGTPPYNSPTHRHGYIRSTTTTRDNEHVDCRTQGQQVMEQGVPDRNGVGYSTRGPQGDGYRPRGQLQRHHTIQTCDDAYDQAEPMSGMSLLAGKALSSARMSDILSQSSLTGSQQLHQREESVCDVEGELHAGACYPSSCTSNILHSYKPPDLQYSMEQAGV, from the exons GTGGCCATCAAAATAGTGGACAAGACCCAGCTGGACGATGAGAACCTGAAGAAGATCTTCAGGGAGGTGCAGATCATGAAGATGCTGAGGCACCCTCACATCATTCGTCTCTACCAG GTAATGGAGACCGAGAGGATGATCTACCTGGTAACAGAGTATGCCAGTGGCGGGGAGATTTTTG ACCACCTGGTGGCCCACGGCAGGATGGCGGAGAAGGACGCGCGGCGGAAGTTCAAGCAGATCGTGGCGGCCGTCCACTTCTGCCACTGCCGCAACATCGTCCACCGAGACCTGAAGGCCGAAAACCTGCTCCTGGATCACAACCTCAACATCAAGATTGCAG ACTTTGGCTTCAGTAACCTGTTCTCCAGAGGCCAGCTACTAAAGACCTGGTGTGGGAGTCCTCCCTATGCTGCCCCAGAGCTCTTCGAAGGGAAGGAGTACGACGGACCCAAAGTGGACATCTGG aGTTTGGGCGTGGTGCTGTATGTTCTGGTGTGCGGTGCCTTGCCGTTTGACGGCAGCACCCTCCAGAACCTGAGGGCCCGGGTGCTGAGCGGGAAGTTCCGCATCCCCTTCTTCATGTCCACAG ACTGTGAGTACCTGATCCGACACATGCTGGTGCTGGAGCCCAGTAGACGCCTCTCCATGGAGCAGATCTGTAAGAACAAGTGGATGAAGCAGGGAGACCCCGACCCAGAGTTTGAGAGG ttgatCGTGGAATGTGAGCAGGTGAAGTCTGAGCGGGAGACAGAGCTCATCAACGAGCAGGTGCTGATGGCCATGTCTGAGATGGGACTGGACCGCGAGCGCACACTCCAA TCTCTGCACACTGATGCGTATGATCACTACAGCGCCATCTACAGCCTGCTCTCTGACCGCCTGAAGAAACACAAGACCCTGCGCGTGGCCCCGCCCACGCCCCGCCCCATTGGCTACCCTCTCAACGCTGTACAG ACGGATCAGCAGGGTAATCCCGTTAGCATGAATGTCCCTCACGTCCAGCTGATCAACCCAGAGAACCAGATCGTTGAG CCGGACGGAAACATGGCCCTGGACAGTGATGACGCAGAGGAGCCGTCTCCAGAGGCCATGGCTCGCTACCTGTCCATGAGGCGTCACACTGTGGGCGTCCCAGACCCCAG GACGGAGATGCAGGAGGATCTGCAGAAGCTGCCCCCTGGGTTCCCCCGTGTGGCCCCCCAGCCCCCCTTCCCTATGCCCCCCACCATGGGCCACATGCACACACTGATGCCCACCCAGAACCCACACCTGCAGCCCACACAGCAGCTGGAATACAAG gAGCAGTCCCTGCTGCAGCCCCCCACCCTGCAGCTGCTGAATGGCATGGGACCCCTGGGCCGCAGGGCCTCGGATGGTGGGGCCAACATCCAGCTGCACGCCCAGCTACTGAAGAGGCCACGGGGACAGTCCCCTCTGGTCGCCAACCCT CACCCCATCCCGGCTGTGGCTCCGGTGGATGAGGAGGGTTCTGACGGGGAGCCCGACCAGGAGGCGGTGCAGAG GTCCATCTATAAGGACTGTAACACCCTGCACTTGCCCATGGAGCGTTTCTCCCCTGTGAGGCGCTTCTCCGATGGGGCCACCACCATCCAGGCCTTTAAGACCCACCTGGAGAACAGCAGCCTCATCAGGCAGCTCAAACAG GAGTGTGAGCAGCTGCAGAAGATGTACGCTAACCCCCAGGACGAGAGGCTGCTTGAGCATACACAACAACAGCATTTCCTGTACCAGCAGGAGCAGCAGATTCTACACCAGCAGATACAG GCCCTGTCTTTGGGACACGGAGACTGCCAGCCCAGTCACCTTACCCACCAACTCCAGAG GTTGCATATCCAGCCCTCCAGCCCACCGCCTACACATGCCAGCAACCACCTTTTCAGACAGCCCAATCAGAGTCCCCCTCCAACAGCGATGATGCAGGGGCATG gTGTACCATCAGCGGTGCAGTACCAGCACGCCCCCGCCCTCTACCAGCCCACCAGCGGGAGTCCCCCCCCTTGCGGCCTTTGCCCCGTCACACTGcccccccagcagcagcagccctGCTCCTCTTCCCGTGGGGGGGGCGTCCCCATGCCCCAGCAGCAGGTGACTATCCAGGTGCAGGAGGTGGAGCTGGGAGGGGGCGGGGCCCTGCAGCGCCAGCAGCAGGCTTTCCTTTCCACGCCGTGCTCTCACCGGGTCCTGGGGAAGCAGCTGAGCGCAGACAATGCCGAGACCCACAG TCGCAGCCTCGGACGGTTCAACACATACGACCAGGCCGCCTTCAACCCCCATCTGTTCGGCGAGGGGTCTCGGCCATCGGGGGTGGTGGGGGGCTACAACCCCTACCTCCAGGGGACCTCCCTCAAGGTTCCAGGGATGGAGGGCTACCAGGGTGGGGTGGTTGGTGGCGCTGGAGGCGGGGGCTACGGGAGCCCCTCTGCCCTGCAGCaggctctcctctcccccacccccctgGAGTACCGGCCCCAGCAGCACGTCACCCCCACCCTACAGGGTCTCCTCTCCCCCCGCCACTCACTGACGGGCCACGCCGACCCCCGCCTGCCCCCCCAGGACCTGGCCTCCCTGCTGAAGAGGCAGAGCCCTCGTCCGGCACCCCCCACTTCCCCCAACGTGCCCCAGGACTACACGGAAATGCTGCTGCTGCGCCAGCTCGGCCAAGGGGAGTCTCTGGAGCCGGGAAGCCcctaccaccacctcctccagatCAGGCCCCCAGACGTCCAGCCCCCCAGCCTGCCCCACTCAGAGAGCATGGAGGAGGATGACCTGCCACCCGGCTACCATGAGGGCCTCCTGGCCAAGGCCCAAGGCTGTGGGGACGGCCATGACCTGCTGGGCCCCCCCCAGGGAGGGACGCCCCCCTACAactcccccacacacagacacggctACATCAGGAGCACCACCACAACCAGAG ACAATgagcatgttgactgcaggaccCAGGGGCAGCAGGTTATGGAGCAGGGCGTGCCTGACCGTAACGGAGTGGGCTACTCTACCAGGGGCCCCCAGGGGGACGGCTATCGGCCCCGGGGCCAGCTACAGCGCCACCACACCATCCAGACCTGCGACGACGCCTAT GACCAGGCCGAGCCCATGTCTGGGATGAGCCTATTGGCTGGCAAGGCTCTGAGCTCCGCCCGCATGTCTGACATCCTCAGCCAATCATCTCTGACAGGAAGCCAGCAGCTCCACCAGCGGGAAGAGTCAG TATGTGACGTGGAGGGAGAGCTCCACGCTGGAGCCTGCTACCCGTCGTCCTGCACCAGCAACATCCTTCATAGCTACAAACCCCCAGACCTGCAGTACAGCATGGAGCAGGCCGGGGTCTAA
- the LOC120029135 gene encoding serine/threonine-protein kinase SIK3 homolog isoform X2, with protein MAAVSSGDAAGSAAAGITHSTRPAHAGMGAQNRAQPSSGISHSNRPTPAAGCITNPGHPLASRPPPARVGYYEIERTIGKGNFAVVKLATHIITKAKVAIKIVDKTQLDDENLKKIFREVQIMKMLRHPHIIRLYQVMETERMIYLVTEYASGGEIFDHLVAHGRMAEKDARRKFKQIVAAVHFCHCRNIVHRDLKAENLLLDHNLNIKIADFGFSNLFSRGQLLKTWCGSPPYAAPELFEGKEYDGPKVDIWSLGVVLYVLVCGALPFDGSTLQNLRARVLSGKFRIPFFMSTDCEYLIRHMLVLEPSRRLSMEQICKNKWMKQGDPDPEFERLIVECEQVKSERETELINEQVLMAMSEMGLDRERTLQSLHTDAYDHYSAIYSLLSDRLKKHKTLRVAPPTPRPIGYPLNAVQTDQQGNPVSMNVPHVQLINPENQIVEPDGNMALDSDDAEEPSPEAMARYLSMRRHTVGVPDPRTEMQEDLQKLPPGFPRVAPQPPFPMPPTMGHMHTLMPTQNPHLQPTQQLEYKEQSLLQPPTLQLLNGMGPLGRRASDGGANIQLHAQLLKRPRGQSPLVANPHPIPAVAPVDEEGSDGEPDQEAVQRYLANRSKRHTTHALMSTAHGGEPLADSQRPQGSRQRGWAPEQHCRSIYKDCNTLHLPMERFSPVRRFSDGATTIQAFKTHLENSSLIRQLKQECEQLQKMYANPQDERLLEHTQQQHFLYQQEQQILHQQIQALSLGHGDCQPSHLTHQLQRLHIQPSSPPPTHASNHLFRQPNQSPPPTAMMQGHGVPSAVQYQHAPALYQPTSGSPPPCGLCPVTLPPQQQQPCSSSRGGGVPMPQQQVTIQVQEVELGGGGALQRQQQAFLSTPCSHRVLGKQLSADNAETHSRSLGRFNTYDQAAFNPHLFGEGSRPSGVVGGYNPYLQGTSLKVPGMEGYQGGVVGGAGGGGYGSPSALQQALLSPTPLEYRPQQHVTPTLQGLLSPRHSLTGHADPRLPPQDLASLLKRQSPRPAPPTSPNVPQDYTEMLLLRQLGQGESLEPGSPYHHLLQIRPPDVQPPSLPHSESMEEDDLPPGYHEGLLAKAQGCGDGHDLLGPPQGGTPPYNSPTHRHGYIRSTTTTRDNEHVDCRTQGQQVMEQGVPDRNGVGYSTRGPQGDGYRPRGQLQRHHTIQTCDDAYDQAEPMSGMSLLAGKALSSARMSDILSQSSLTGSQQLHQREESVCDVEGELHAGACYPSSCTSNILHSYKPPDLQYSMEQAGV; from the exons GTGGCCATCAAAATAGTGGACAAGACCCAGCTGGACGATGAGAACCTGAAGAAGATCTTCAGGGAGGTGCAGATCATGAAGATGCTGAGGCACCCTCACATCATTCGTCTCTACCAG GTAATGGAGACCGAGAGGATGATCTACCTGGTAACAGAGTATGCCAGTGGCGGGGAGATTTTTG ACCACCTGGTGGCCCACGGCAGGATGGCGGAGAAGGACGCGCGGCGGAAGTTCAAGCAGATCGTGGCGGCCGTCCACTTCTGCCACTGCCGCAACATCGTCCACCGAGACCTGAAGGCCGAAAACCTGCTCCTGGATCACAACCTCAACATCAAGATTGCAG ACTTTGGCTTCAGTAACCTGTTCTCCAGAGGCCAGCTACTAAAGACCTGGTGTGGGAGTCCTCCCTATGCTGCCCCAGAGCTCTTCGAAGGGAAGGAGTACGACGGACCCAAAGTGGACATCTGG aGTTTGGGCGTGGTGCTGTATGTTCTGGTGTGCGGTGCCTTGCCGTTTGACGGCAGCACCCTCCAGAACCTGAGGGCCCGGGTGCTGAGCGGGAAGTTCCGCATCCCCTTCTTCATGTCCACAG ACTGTGAGTACCTGATCCGACACATGCTGGTGCTGGAGCCCAGTAGACGCCTCTCCATGGAGCAGATCTGTAAGAACAAGTGGATGAAGCAGGGAGACCCCGACCCAGAGTTTGAGAGG ttgatCGTGGAATGTGAGCAGGTGAAGTCTGAGCGGGAGACAGAGCTCATCAACGAGCAGGTGCTGATGGCCATGTCTGAGATGGGACTGGACCGCGAGCGCACACTCCAA TCTCTGCACACTGATGCGTATGATCACTACAGCGCCATCTACAGCCTGCTCTCTGACCGCCTGAAGAAACACAAGACCCTGCGCGTGGCCCCGCCCACGCCCCGCCCCATTGGCTACCCTCTCAACGCTGTACAG ACGGATCAGCAGGGTAATCCCGTTAGCATGAATGTCCCTCACGTCCAGCTGATCAACCCAGAGAACCAGATCGTTGAG CCGGACGGAAACATGGCCCTGGACAGTGATGACGCAGAGGAGCCGTCTCCAGAGGCCATGGCTCGCTACCTGTCCATGAGGCGTCACACTGTGGGCGTCCCAGACCCCAG GACGGAGATGCAGGAGGATCTGCAGAAGCTGCCCCCTGGGTTCCCCCGTGTGGCCCCCCAGCCCCCCTTCCCTATGCCCCCCACCATGGGCCACATGCACACACTGATGCCCACCCAGAACCCACACCTGCAGCCCACACAGCAGCTGGAATACAAG gAGCAGTCCCTGCTGCAGCCCCCCACCCTGCAGCTGCTGAATGGCATGGGACCCCTGGGCCGCAGGGCCTCGGATGGTGGGGCCAACATCCAGCTGCACGCCCAGCTACTGAAGAGGCCACGGGGACAGTCCCCTCTGGTCGCCAACCCT CACCCCATCCCGGCTGTGGCTCCGGTGGATGAGGAGGGTTCTGACGGGGAGCCCGACCAGGAGGCGGTGCAGAG GTACTTGGCGAACCGCTCCAAGCGGCACACGACGCACGCGCTCATGAGCACGGCGCACGGCGGTGAGCCGCTGGCAGACTCGCAGAGGCCCCAGGGCTCCCGACAGAGGGGGTGGGCCCCGGAGCAGCACTGCCG GTCCATCTATAAGGACTGTAACACCCTGCACTTGCCCATGGAGCGTTTCTCCCCTGTGAGGCGCTTCTCCGATGGGGCCACCACCATCCAGGCCTTTAAGACCCACCTGGAGAACAGCAGCCTCATCAGGCAGCTCAAACAG GAGTGTGAGCAGCTGCAGAAGATGTACGCTAACCCCCAGGACGAGAGGCTGCTTGAGCATACACAACAACAGCATTTCCTGTACCAGCAGGAGCAGCAGATTCTACACCAGCAGATACAG GCCCTGTCTTTGGGACACGGAGACTGCCAGCCCAGTCACCTTACCCACCAACTCCAGAG GTTGCATATCCAGCCCTCCAGCCCACCGCCTACACATGCCAGCAACCACCTTTTCAGACAGCCCAATCAGAGTCCCCCTCCAACAGCGATGATGCAGGGGCATG gTGTACCATCAGCGGTGCAGTACCAGCACGCCCCCGCCCTCTACCAGCCCACCAGCGGGAGTCCCCCCCCTTGCGGCCTTTGCCCCGTCACACTGcccccccagcagcagcagccctGCTCCTCTTCCCGTGGGGGGGGCGTCCCCATGCCCCAGCAGCAGGTGACTATCCAGGTGCAGGAGGTGGAGCTGGGAGGGGGCGGGGCCCTGCAGCGCCAGCAGCAGGCTTTCCTTTCCACGCCGTGCTCTCACCGGGTCCTGGGGAAGCAGCTGAGCGCAGACAATGCCGAGACCCACAG TCGCAGCCTCGGACGGTTCAACACATACGACCAGGCCGCCTTCAACCCCCATCTGTTCGGCGAGGGGTCTCGGCCATCGGGGGTGGTGGGGGGCTACAACCCCTACCTCCAGGGGACCTCCCTCAAGGTTCCAGGGATGGAGGGCTACCAGGGTGGGGTGGTTGGTGGCGCTGGAGGCGGGGGCTACGGGAGCCCCTCTGCCCTGCAGCaggctctcctctcccccacccccctgGAGTACCGGCCCCAGCAGCACGTCACCCCCACCCTACAGGGTCTCCTCTCCCCCCGCCACTCACTGACGGGCCACGCCGACCCCCGCCTGCCCCCCCAGGACCTGGCCTCCCTGCTGAAGAGGCAGAGCCCTCGTCCGGCACCCCCCACTTCCCCCAACGTGCCCCAGGACTACACGGAAATGCTGCTGCTGCGCCAGCTCGGCCAAGGGGAGTCTCTGGAGCCGGGAAGCCcctaccaccacctcctccagatCAGGCCCCCAGACGTCCAGCCCCCCAGCCTGCCCCACTCAGAGAGCATGGAGGAGGATGACCTGCCACCCGGCTACCATGAGGGCCTCCTGGCCAAGGCCCAAGGCTGTGGGGACGGCCATGACCTGCTGGGCCCCCCCCAGGGAGGGACGCCCCCCTACAactcccccacacacagacacggctACATCAGGAGCACCACCACAACCAGAG ACAATgagcatgttgactgcaggaccCAGGGGCAGCAGGTTATGGAGCAGGGCGTGCCTGACCGTAACGGAGTGGGCTACTCTACCAGGGGCCCCCAGGGGGACGGCTATCGGCCCCGGGGCCAGCTACAGCGCCACCACACCATCCAGACCTGCGACGACGCCTAT GACCAGGCCGAGCCCATGTCTGGGATGAGCCTATTGGCTGGCAAGGCTCTGAGCTCCGCCCGCATGTCTGACATCCTCAGCCAATCATCTCTGACAGGAAGCCAGCAGCTCCACCAGCGGGAAGAGTCAG TATGTGACGTGGAGGGAGAGCTCCACGCTGGAGCCTGCTACCCGTCGTCCTGCACCAGCAACATCCTTCATAGCTACAAACCCCCAGACCTGCAGTACAGCATGGAGCAGGCCGGGGTCTAA